Below is a window of Nitrospira sp. DNA.
AATGGAATCGGCAGAAGCGAGAACGCTGCCAGTTTCCAGTTGAGCATGAATAAAAGCCCCGTGATCCCGATCAGGGTGAGCGACGCCGTCAACATGCCTTCCAATCCATCGATAAAGATCCGCTCGACATGCTCCGTGTCGTTGGTCACCCGGGACATGATTTCCCCCGTCGATCGATCCTCAAAATAGCTGATGGACAATCGTTGGAGGGCGGAGAAGACATGCCGGCGAAGATCGTGGACCACCGTCTGCTCAAGTTGATTATTCAGCCGGATTCTGAGGGAGGCAAACAGATTTTTGAGCACATAGGCGCTCACCAGAAGCCCGATCGCCCATGGCAGCAATGACGCCTGCTTCGCCTGAATCACATCGTCGATGATGATCTTGATGACCCAGGGAGGCACCAGCTCCATCGCCGTCGCACCAGCGGCGCAGACCAGTGTCGCAATTGCAAGGGCGCGATGGGGACGAAGGTATTGTAAGACGCGAAGAAGCGCTTTCACGGTCGGCTCGGCCGGGCAGGTGTCAGATGACCTTCGTAGGCTCTTTTTTCCAATACTGTGAGAACTCGTGCAGCTGAGTGAGGGTGGACAGATCGGTCATGCGATCAAGAAACACTTTGCCGATCAAGTGGTCGAGTTCGTGCTGAATACAGACCGCGTACAATTCTGTCGCCTCGAAATCCAGGTGTTTTCCCTTTCGATCCAGACCTTTGACCCGCACCAGGGAAGGCCTCGTGACTTTCCCTCGCAAGCCGTCGACACTCAAACATCCTTCCCAAGTTTCCACCTGTTCAGGCCCGTAGTAGACGATCGACGGATTAATGAGCACGGTCTCAGGGAATCCGCCCTCGCCCTGGCACCCCATCACGACCAATTGAATCGAGTGCGAAACCTGGGGCGCAGCCAATCCAATGCCCGGCTCATCGTACATCGTTTCAAACATGTCGTCGATCAATCGTTGCAGTTCGGAGGACTTGATCTCCCTCGGGTCCACCGGAGCGGCGATCTTGCGAAGGATAGGATTCCCCAGCTTGGCGATTTTCAGCATCGTTCCTGTCTTCAGTTTCATGACGGGATATTCGTAACATAGGAGTCTTCCGGCCCGCAACCTCCCCTGTTTGTCGCTACAAGCTCCGTTTCGGGCGCCGCGGCTCTGGAATCTCAAAAACGTCTTTGTTGGCGTCCCACCACTCAACCCATTCGTTCGACCACACCGCCCGATCCTGCTTGGTCGAGGTATCCCAATCATGGAATTCGGTCTCGTGGCGGGTCAAGATCCAGAGCGATTGCAGCGCCGACAGCGCCACGAAGCGTTCGTCGTCGCTCACCATGGGAATCAAGATGGGGATGACGGCCTTCTGTCGAACATATCGTGCCTCGAATGCCGCTGCCTTTCTGACGGACGGATTTGGATCTTTTGCCATCACTTCGATCGCCTCGGGTGCCTTCGACGGATCCAGACGAATGGCGACCCGGAGGGCGTGTTCCCGCACACGGGAGATTTCGCTCGGCTCCTTGGCTGTAGCGACGAGTGCTGGCACCCCCGCAACTCCTTTCATCATCAGTAACGTTTCGATCGCATTGTATCGAATGCGTGGGCTCGGCATGGTCAAGGCCTTCACGAGAACCGGAACAGACGGCTCTCCTAGATGCACGAACTCTCCCATCGCCCAGAATTCCTGCTTGCCCTCAAGCAACGGCAGCAAGGCTTCAGCCCGCTTGAGCTCTTCGGGGCTCAGCGGATTCTTATTTGGAGGAATTGAGACATCAGGAATATCCTGATTCGTGGGCGGTGTCTCATACGGCACTTGGACCGGCCATACCGGGGACGGACCGGCCCATCCGGAATGCGGTGCCGTTCCACCAGCCAGTGCGATCGCCAGGATAACCCAGATCCTGAGTGAAGAAAGAATGGTTCACGATGTGGGCGCCTCCTTTCATCCTGCTAGGAAATTCTTGACGGCTCTATTCAATTTCTTCACGCACATCCCGTTTGTGCAAGATCTCGTAGAGAACCGGCAATACCACGAGAATTAAGAATGCCGCCGTCAGCATCCCACCGACCACCACACGGGCCAACGGCTGTTGCGCCTGAGCACCGATCCCGGTCGCGAGGGAGGCGGGTAGGAGTCCGATCGCCGCGCCCAAGGTGGCCATCAGAATCGGGCGCATCTGTACATCGACACCGCGTAACACGGCCTGCCGCAAGTCGAGCCCGGTCCTTCTGAACTCTTCAATGCGTGAGATCAACAACACACCGCCCAATATCGCGACTCCCAACGTCGAAATCATCCCCACCGCGGCCGAAATACTGAAATGGGTATGCGTGATCACCAACGACAGAACACCACCCACCAACGCGAAGGGAACAGCCGCCAACACCAGCAACGCATTTTTTACTGAGTCAAATGTCGTATAGAGCAGGAACAGCATGATGACGAGGCTCACGGGAACGATTGTGGTCAGCCGTTTCTGCTCCTCCTTGAGTTGATCGTACTGCCCGGCCCATTCCATGTGGTAGCCCTCTGATAGGGTGACGTGCTGCGCCAACTTCTCCTGAGCTTCTTCAATCGTACTCTGAAGATCGCGGTCGCGCACACTGAACTTGATCGGGATATACCGGTGGTTGTTTTCGCGGTAGATGATGAAGGCTCCGGTCTGCATGGTGATGGCCGCCAGCTGTTTGAGCGGAATGCGTGCCCCATCCGGCGTGCTCACCAGAATATTGCCGATGGAATCGATATCCCGACGATACTCCGGAAGAAACCTGACGACCAGATCGAACAGCTTCTCTCCTTCATACACTTGGGTTACCGCTTGACCACCGACGGCGGCCTGAACGACCGCATTGACATCGGAGACCCGCAACCCATAACGGGCGCTCGCTTCGCGATCGACTTGAATCAGCACATTCGGTTGACCGATCAACCGGAAGATGCCCAAGTCCTTCACGCCGAAAACCGTTTTCATCACCGCTTCGATCTCGACGGCGCTCGCATCCATGATTTTGAGATCGGACCCGAATAGTTTGATCGAGTTCTCGCCCTTCACACCGGACATGGCCTCTTCCACGTTATCTTCGATGACCTGAGAAAAATTGAAAATAACACCGGGAATGGTTTTCAGCCGATGCTCGATTTCTTCGATAAGATCATCTTTGCTCAATCCTCGACGCCATTCCGATTCGGGTTTAAGATTCGCCAAGAATTCCCCATTAAAAAAGCTGGTAGGGTCCGTCCCATCATCCGGCCGTCCCAGCTGTGAAACGACCGTTTCCACCTCGGGCGAGTCCTTGAACATGCGACGGATGTCGTTCGTCAATCGATCGGCCTGATCGAAAGAAATATCCACCGGCATCGTGGCTCGAACCCATAGATTTCCTTCCTCCAGGGCCGGCATGAATTCACCACCCAGCGATTGCAACGCAATAAACGCGAGCAGCACCAAGCCGGTCGCAAACCCAACCACCATGATCCTATGTTCTAACGCCCATACGACAATCCTGGCATTGGCCTTGCGTAGGGCTCCGACCACGACCGTATCGGTTTCTCTGATCGGCGACCGCAGGAGGAATGAACAGAGCACGGGCGCGAGCGTAAACGCGATCAAGAGCGCACCACACAGAGCAAACCCATACGTCATGGACATGGGTGCGAAGATCTTTCCAGGCACTCCGGTCATCGTAAAGAGCGGCACAAAAGCCACCACGATGATCGCCGTGGAAAAGACGATAGGCCTTCCGACCTGGCGAGCGGCCCGGATGATATGGTGGTGAGTCGTGAGCCCCTGTGCCTCCCGATGCGCCAACTGGAAGAAGATGCTTTCGACCATCACCAACGTTGCATCCACGATGATCCCGAAGTCGATCGCTCCCAAAGATATCAAATTGGCTGACTGTCCGACGAACACCATCATCGTGAAGGTAAACAGCAGCGAGAGCGGGATGGTCAGCGCGACGATCAACGCCGCACGGAGGTCGCCGAGAAATACGATCAAGAGCATGAACACGAGCACCATGCCGCTGATAAGAATGTCTGTGACCGTCTTCACGGTCGTGTTGATCAACACTGTTCGATCGTAGAACGTCTTGATCTTGACCCCGGAGGGCAGTTTCAACCCATTTAACTCCTCAACCTTGGCCCGTACTTTATCGAGGACCGTTAAGGCCTTATAGCCACGTTGCTGGAGCACAACGCCTTCCACCACGTCATCTCGATCATCGATCCCCACTTTTCCGAGGCGCACGCGATGCCCTACGGTCACCGTTCCCAAGGTCTTGACGAAGATCGGCGTTCCATCCTTTTCAGCCACCATCACGTTTTCAATGTCATCGAGATCATTGATGAGGCCCAGCCCTCTAATGTTGTAGCTCTGCGCACCGATCGTCAAATAGTTGCCCCCGACATTGGCGTTGCTGTTCGCCAAGGCGGCCATGATTTGCGAAAGATTGACGCCGTAGCTGATCAGTTTTCCCGGGTCGATATCGACATGATATTCTTTCGTGGTGCCGCCGAATGTCGTCACGTCGATGACACCCGGCACACGTTTGAACGCCCGCCGGACCTGCCAGTCCTGAGTGGTTTTGAGATCGGTCACACTCTGGTCCTGGCCGGTCAACTCATACCGATAGATCTCGGCAATGGTCCACCAGGGAGACAGTACGGGTTGCACACCTTGAGGCAGTTGAACGGAGTTAAGCCGATTCAACACTTCCTGGCGGTCTTGAAAGAGCTCAGTGTCGAAGTCGAAGTACACCTTGACATCGCTGAGACCGAAAATCGAGAGCGACCGGATATCGGTGAGTCCGGGGGTCCCGCTCAAGGCGACTTCGATGGGGATGGTAATTTGCCGCTCAACCTCCTCGGCTGAATATCCTGGAAGTTGGGTGATCAACTCCACCATTGGAGGGGAAGGATCAGGATAGGCCACAATGTCGAGAAGATGAAATGCGTAGAGACCACCGAATAAGAGCAGAACCCCGAACGTGCAGACCAAGAACCGCTGTACCAGTGAGATCTCGACGATTCTAACGATCATGAATTCATCGTAGGCGGCGGCGCTGCGGAGGCAGGACAAACTCGGCGATTATGTACCCTTGACCTGTTCCCCTTTGATCAAGACGGCGCCCTTCGTCACGATCCGCTCTCCCTGCGTCAACCCTTCGAGGACACGAGTCTGATTCGGCGAGATATTCGCGGTCCTCACTTCCCGCTTTACGTACCGGTTTCCTTCTTCAACTACATAGACAAACTGCTTGCCGTCGATTTCCAGTACCGCTTCACGTGGCACCGTGAGAAATGGTCCGGTGCCACTGACGTCGAGTTGCAGCCGAGCAAACATTTCCGGTTTCAGTTCGTGCGTCACATTTTTGACGAGAGCTCGAACCTTGATCGTTCTGGTCACAGGATCGACCACGTCTCCCACCGCTATGACGTTGGCCGGAAAATCAGCATCAGGGTACGCTTCAACTTTCACGACAGCCGACTGGCCTTCCCGTACAAGCGCGAGGTCTCGCTCGTAGACATCGGCCACAACCTCCAGCACGTCGAGATCGGCGATAGTGAACAGCACATGGTCGGCATCCCCGGTCACCGACTGACCAGGCGTAACGGTACGTTCGACGACGACCCCGGTCAACGGACTCTTCAGCTCAAATCGAGATGTGATCTGCTGTTTATCTAGAGGTTTGCGCAGCTCTTCCGGCGCAATCCTGAGCGAAAGCAACCGTTCTTTTGCACGGCGAAACTCCGCTCTGGCTTTGATCAATTCATTTTCGGCCAGTTTCAAATCTTTCAGGGAAAGCGCCTTGTCCTCGTAGAGATCCTTGGCCAACTCATATGCCCTCGTCGCATACTGCAATTCAGAGTCCTCTTTGACATATTCCGAGTAAGCCTGCGCGATATCCGGACTATCCACGATGAGTAAAATATCCCCGGCTTTTACCCTCCCCCCCAGACGGGCTCGCACTTCCACAACCCGCCCCTGTAACGGGGAGGAAATCCGGGAGTACCGGTCCTCGCCATAGGCGATCTTACCCGAGAGGGTTAAGCCTTGCCGAGATGGACCAAGCTCGACGATCATCGTCTCGACATGCGACAGAGTCTCGTTCTTGATAGGCTGGTGTGTTGCCGCATCGAGCCTTGGAGGCTGATCGCTTTGACCGCATGTGGAAAGAAATAGGAGGATCACGGTCAAGGCGAGGGCTAAGGACAATTTGGGGAAACACGTGCAGGAATACACCAGCAGGGCTTTCATCTGTGAATATGAGACCTCAACCCGATCCTTGTCGGCCGCCTCATGATGCGATGTCCTGTCCGACGGCACTCTCCAGTTGAATCACATTCCGTTGGTAAGTGAACAAGGCTTCAATATAGTTTTGCTGAATCGTCCTCGATGTCCTCGCCGCATCGAGCAAATCAAGCAGAGTGACTCCACCGCGTTCATAGGCCCGCTCCACGATCGCAATCGCCGACCGCGCATCATCAAGCACCCCTTCCAGGAACGCTTCGACCAATCGACGACTTTCGATCAAGTTGCGGTAGGCGACATCCACTTGATTCTCGACTTGATTCAGCGTCTTGTCGAGGTCCGCCCCCGCAACCTGCACCGCAGCTTCCGCCTGCATGATACCGCCTTGATTGCGATTGAACAACGGCAGCGGCACACCCAGACTGAAAGCCATCTGATTAGGGTTGTCGGGTCCTTGCGAGCCTTGGGTGCCATAGCCAGCCCCGACGGTCACATCGGGAATCCGGTACGCTTTGGCGAGCTTCAGTTCGGCCGCGCGCTGTGAGAGCGTCATTCGCTTTGTACGAACGTCGGGGCGCGCGTCGATGGCCACGGCACGGAGCTTGGCGATGTCGGGATCCCACCGTTTGTAGTTCAGTCCGGTTGTGAGTTCCATCTCACTCGCCGGGGATACTCGCAACAATTGCCGAAGATCCGATCGGGCCGACTGCGCTTCTTGAATGGCTTGAATCACTTGCGAGTGAAAATCGATAAACTGTAGCCGGATACGGATCAAGTCGACCTCGGCAATATAACCTTTCTTGAATCGAACCGTATTGACATCGAGAATCCGCGAAAACCGGTCCCGATTTTCTTCTGCCAAAGCCAGCCGTCTCCGCGCTAATTGAACGCGGTAGTAGGCGTCCTTGAGGGCGAAGCTGAGTTGCCGAACTGCGTCTTCGAAGGCGGCCTCGGCAGAGTGAAGTCCGAAGTCGGCGCTTTCGATCCGATAACCCCGTTTGCCCGCCAATTCGAACAGCTGCTGAATTTGAGAAGTGATCTGTCCGCTGCTACCCAGTGTGCGTCCCTGGACCGGGGAACTGACCAGCCCCATAGAGGCAACCGGGTTCGGAAACAATCGGGCGGTAATCTGCTGCCCCTTGCTGAACTCGATCCCGTATTTCGCGATCAGCAGATCAAGGTTCTGACGTAAAAAGAGCCCGATCGCCTCTTCGAGGCTCAATCGTAGAGCCGGTGCCGGAAAGATTCGTGCAGCTGGATCTGGACCGACAGGCGTCGATTGCGCAGCCGAGAGGGATTCCCCGGTAAAGCTACTGCTGCTCACCATCGCGAGGCAGAAAAATGTTCTACACAGTCGTTGAATCATTCTCCCAGCACGCCATATGCGGTCTCTGCGGATTATGCGGGAAAGAACCGCGGTTCCCTGGAGGGCCTAGCAACTCATTGCTGTGGAATGGATTGTGTTTGCAACAGCCCTGATTTCACGAGGCTGACGAAGTCCAGCAGGAGGAGCTGAAGCCAGCGGAACCTCGTGTTCCGCGATCAGCGGTCCACGCCGACCTTGGCGTCCGTTTCACGGAGATGCTTCCTGACGCGCACTTTCTCGTGATGTTTGCGGAGCAACTGTCGACGGATAATGTCGCTGTTTTCCGCCACAATCCTGACCAGCCGATCCATATCTTCAGCATGATCCCGAACAAGTTCGGACAGTTTCTGCATCTGCCCTTCCAATCTCTCCAGACGCCCTGTCATGTCGTTCAAGGGATCGGCGGAGGGCTTCACCGAAAGCTTCGCCGCTCGTCGGTTGGTGCTTCGAAGTAGCCCGGTGACAACGACGTCGCGCTTCATGCTGACTCCTTTACCTCAGACTCTTTTCAACCCGTCGACCAGGTCCGGGCCTAGTATTATCCGCATGAAACTGGAAGTCAACGATTCCGCTTCCTTTCTATTTCCTACGGGTCCTGCTACAATCCGGCGCGTGAAGAACATTTTCACCATGGTCTTAGCAGGCGGCAAAGGCGAGCGACTCTTCCCGCTGACGGACCAACGTGCGAAGCCGGCGGTTCCCTTCGGCGGCAAGTATCGTATCATCGATTTTACTCTAAGCAATTGTCTGAACTCAGGACTCCGTAGGATCGTCGTTCTCATTCAATATAAGTCGCACTCCCTCGATCGCCACATCCGGAGCGGCTGGAATATTCTCAACGCTGAACTCGGCGAATATATCGCTTCCGTCCCGCCTCAACAGCGCATCAACGAAGATTGGTATCGTGGCACCGCCGACGCCGTGTATCAGAACCTGTTCTTGATCGACGACGAACAGTCGGAGTTCCTGCTGATCCTCGCCGGCGATCACATTTACAAGATGAACTATGCGGAGATGTACCACTGGCTCATCGCCAAGAGCGCGGATGCGGTCGTCGGCGCCATCGACATTCCCGTCCAGGAAGCCACTCGCTTCGGAGTCATCGCGGTGGATAAAGACTACCGGATTACTCGCTTCGATGAAAAACCGGCGCATCCCATTCCGCTACCCAATGACCCAGCCCATGCCTTCGGCTCAATGGGTATCTACCTATTCCGTACCAAGGCGATCCGGGAACATCTCATCGCCGATGCACGAGAGGACAGTGCGCATGACTTCGGGAAAAACATCATTCCGCGGATGATCAAGCAAGGGCGTGTCTATGCGTTCAAATTTCAAGATGCGAATAGAAAGGCCGTCCAGTATTGGCGCGACATCGGAACGCTCGATGCCTATTGGGAAGCGAATATGGACCTGGTGGCCGTCGACCCACAATTTAACTTCTACGACTCCGAGTGGCCGATTCGCACGTACCAAGGCCAGTTCCCCCCGGCTAAGTTCGTGTTCGCGCAGGACTATCAAGGAGGCCGGATGGGCGTCGCTCTCGACTCAATCGTCTGCGGCGGATGTATCGTCTCGGGAGCTCGCGTCCAGAACTCCGTGCTTTCCCCGAACGTGCGCGTCCAGGATCACGCCGACGTCCGGGAATCCATTCTCATGGAAAACGTGACGATCGGGGAGCATAGCCGTATCAGGCGCGCCATCATCGATAAGGATGTGACGATCCCTCCTCATACTGAAATCGGCTACAACCCGGAGGCCGATGTGCAACGGTTCACCGTCACCGACTCGGGGCTCGTCGTGATCTCAAAGGGAATGAAACTGCATGCCGCCGTCGATCCATCCGGTTGATCTCATCACTGCGCTCCGTCACAAACATCTCACGCCGGTCATCGTGTTTCTCACCTCACGCCGGGCCTGCGACGAAGCCATGGAGACCTTTGACCATGTCGATCTCGTACTCCCGCCGGCACGACAAGAAGCGATCGCCGTCGCTCTTGAACGGATCACGGTTCAACACCCCAGCATTGCCGAGCATCCGTTGATTCCTCTCGTGCGGCGGATCGGGATTGCCGCCCATCATGCCGGACATCTGCCTTCTTGGAAAATCGCGATCGAGGAACTGATGCGACAAGGTCATCTCGATGCGGTATTTGCAACGACAACCTTAGCGGCGGGCGTCGATTTTCCTGCCCGCACGGTCGTGATTACCCAATCGAGCATTCGCAAGTCCCGTGACTTCACCGACCTGACCATCGGCGAAGTCCAGCAAATCGCCGGTCGAGCCGGCCGCCGCGGAAAAGATCACGTGGGGTTTGCGATCGTGACTCCTTCTCCGTATATCGATCTAGCGGTGCTGACCAAAGGGTTGACCGGACAGCCGGAGGCCATCAACAGTCAGTTTACAATCAGCTACCCGATGGTCTTGAACCTCTTGAAGGCCCATCCCCATGAGCAGATTCAAGGAATCTTGGCCAAGAGTTTCGCTCAATTTCAACTGAATCAGCGCGCTGAACTTCTCGAGCAAAAACTAGACGCACTCCATGTGCAGATGGAACCGTTCGGTCCTCGCGTCTGCACGGACTGGATCACCCAATGGCACACCTTCGACCATGCACGAAGACACCGCCATATGCGGCATCAGACGCACCGATCAGAATCGCCGGAAATCTCGGCTCGGTTGCCGTTCCTGACGCCGGGCCGTGTCGTAGGACTCGGCAGAGGTCGCGGGATTGTGCTCCGGCAATATCGGAGCAAGGGCCAAAAGAATTCCATGCTCACCGTCTTACGACCGGACAGCGCCGTCACCGAATGCCCTGTCACCAGCGTGAAAGAAGTCTACGATCGCACGTACGACTGCGCGGAGACCCCGACCTATCCCTGGTGTTCGACCGACACGTTCGATCGACTCAGCCATCAATTAGAAGAACTGCCGTCGCATGTGCCCGAGCTTCCAATACTCGTATCTCTCGGCATCGAACCTCTGCCTGATGCCATCGTTCAATCGTTAGGTGACTTCCCCTGCCCGACTTGTCCTTCGCGACCAACCTGCCAGAAAGACTTCGCGACGGCATCGCGACTTCGCCAGGAACAACAGCGCCATATGAAATCCATCCAAGCGCTCCGGACCAGTTTGTGGCACCGCTTTCGAGAGCTGGTAGAAGTGCTGCAGAAATTCGGGTATCTCACCTCGGCGACACAATTGACGATCGAAGGCGAATGGGCAAGGCTGATCCGCATCGATCATTCGCTGCTGATTACCGAACTGATCCGCGCCGAAGCCTTTACCGGGGCAGACCCGTCCCTCCTCGCCGGCGTCTTGGCCAGTTTGGCACACGATGATGATCGTCCCGGGGCGTTTCCTCGCATCAGTCCTGGGCTGAGTTCCCTGCTCGGACAGGTTCGAAAATTGGCGGAAAGTTTATCGCCCTACGAAGACCCTCCCCTCCTACGCGCCGATGTGGCGGCGTTGGTTGAGCGTTGGATCAGCGATCCCGCCCTCACATGGATCGGACTCTGTCGACTGACCACGATGGCGGAAGGCGATATCTACAGATTACTGGCTAGAACCTTGGAGTTTCTGTCGCAGGTGCAGGCCTTAAAATCTACGCATCCCGGCCTCGCCGAATCCGCTTCGCAAGCGATCACGTTGATCCGACGCGGGGTGTTGGAGGAACTACCGTGAAAGGGCGCGAGAAAAGCGCGACAGGCGTGAAATGCGGGACATGGCCGTCTCGCGTTTCGCGCGAGTCCCGCCGGTCTCGCGACAACGTGGCTTAGTTATGACTACCGACGAGCTTGAACAACTGCTTGCACAGCAACCCGTGGCACTCTTGCATCGCCTGGCCCGTGGACGCGTCCATCGGCACTTTCGTGCCGGCAAGAGGCGACTGATCGAGCTGCTTCTTCAGCATTCAAGCCAGAATCGTACCGGCTTCGAATCCGATCTACAGACCTTGATCGGCGAACGACACTCTCAGCTAGAGTCCGAATCGGCCCACATCCATCATGCTCCAGCGATCGCTCCCAAGAAGGCATCGCCACGCGGAACAGACCCGGACTCCGCTGAAACCGCCATCTCACTATCGGCCTGGCTGGAAGGCCTCGGCGTTCCTTCTCCGCAACCATTTGTCCCGGACCCATGGCAGAACGAGGCTTTGTCCGCTCTGAATGAAGCCGACGTCGTCATCAGCGTCCCCACCGGCAGCGGAAAGACGTATGTGGCCGTTGAAGCTGCCCGCCGAGCCATGGAGGACAATCGCACGGTCATTTACACGTCGCCGCTCAAAGCATTGTCCAACACGAAGTATACGGAGTTTTCTCGAATCTTCGGTCCCGATACAGTCGGCATTCTTACCGGAGATCGCCAGGAAAACGGGCAGGCGCCGTTGCTCATCATGACGACGGAAATCCTGCGAAACCTGCTCTACGATGCCGCCGGCGGAGAAATCGATGTGCGGTTAGACACGCTGGGGCTTGTCATTTTGGACGAGTCACAATATCTCGCAGACCCTGAACGAGGGGTGGTGTGGGAAGAAACCATTATCTTCTGT
It encodes the following:
- a CDS encoding DEAD/DEAH box helicase — its product is MTTDELEQLLAQQPVALLHRLARGRVHRHFRAGKRRLIELLLQHSSQNRTGFESDLQTLIGERHSQLESESAHIHHAPAIAPKKASPRGTDPDSAETAISLSAWLEGLGVPSPQPFVPDPWQNEALSALNEADVVISVPTGSGKTYVAVEAARRAMEDNRTVIYTSPLKALSNTKYTEFSRIFGPDTVGILTGDRQENGQAPLLIMTTEILRNLLYDAAGGEIDVRLDTLGLVILDESQYLADPERGVVWEETIIFCPSQARLLLLSASIGNPQDIADWLTSIRSTVCRLVRHSKRTVPLRAGYLHPNGKLTPLFRTLGIPYGHPNHLHPETKRLFLEYEEETLPTGRPRR